The DNA sequence GACTTGGTAAGCAACCCTCTATATTCACCAAATCTGTTAGCGCTCAGGTTGGGCGAGAACTGGGTCTTGATGTTCATCCACGGAAGTGGTTTGTACTCTAAAAAGACATTGGCAATGATATCAAACCGTTTGGTGTTCACCGTCCATGCGCCATCCCTTTCGTACAAAGGGTTGATAAATCGCTGATCCTGCTCATCGGGAATAAGATCGATGGCCCCGTTCTCATCGTAGGGATTCACCGTTGGTGCCAAACGAAAAGAGCTCCTGAACAGTTCACGGCTACCCTCTTCCCTCTCAGAAAAGGCCAGATAGGTCTTTACGCCCAGACTGAACCTGTCATTGATCTTTTTGGTCAATGCACCGGTGAGGTTATACCTTTCAAATTCTTCAATGCCCAGCACACCTTCATCCTTTAGGTATCCTATGGAGGCATTATATACCAAACCATTTTCGCCCCCACTTACCCCAAAGGTATGGCTGGTCTGGATTCCGGTCTCTTGAAAAAGATCGATCCAATCGGTGTAGGCCCTTTGGGCGACATTGTTTCGTTCTTCATCATCAACAAACTCGATGGTGAGATCGGGTACAATGGCATTGTAGTCATCGACGGTGGGATTGCCGGGAAACAATTGCCCAAAATCCCTAGCCCTGACCACGTCTTCAACAAAGGCCACATATTCGTCGCCATTGTAGAAATCGGGAACGTTTACGGGAGACCTAACCCCAAAAGTGGCGTCATAGGTAAACCTTGTGGGGCCTTCCAAGCCATTTTTGGTAGTGATGATGACCACCCCATTGGCACCCCTTGCCCCATAAATGGCCGTGGAGGATGCATCTTTCAATACATCTATTTGTTGAATATCAGCGGGGTTCAATGCATTGATGTTGTCAAAGAAGATACCGTCTACCACATAAAGGGGTTGCGACAGATCACTGCCCGGGTCATCATTCACACCGTCATTGCCCGCATTGTTGTTGGTCAAAGCAGTATTGCCCCTTACCAAAATCGATAAAGGCGCACCGGGCTTGTTGTTGAGGGTACGTACATCAACACCGGCCAATCTGCCCTGTATGGCCTGGGCCACATCTGTTTTGCGTTGCTCCACGACATCTTGACTGCCCAGAGACACCACAGAACCGGTCAAATCTTTTCTGGTGGTGGTACCATAACCGATAACGACCACCTCGTCCAATCCGGTAGCCGAGGTCGATAGCTGCACGGTATAATTGGGGGAACCATCAAGTTGTATCTCTTTGGATTCAAATCCAATATAGGAGACCACTAAAATGGCTCCGTTGTCTTGTACCGAAATAGTGAAATTTCCGTCAAAATCGGTGACCACTCCATTGTCGGTGCCTTTCTCCAGAACACTGGCCCCGGGCAGTGGCACATTTTGGTCGTCAAGGACCACACCGGTCACAGTTTGTTGCCCCCATGAAATGGCTGCCATTCCCATAAAAAGGATCAGCAATAAAAAGATTGGTTTTTTCATCATAAAAAAGCTTAGTTATACAGTAATCAAACTTAGCTGGTCCCTGTCTTAACGCAATGGACATTTTTGCCAAAAAAATGGATAAATCCATCAATATTGCTTTTTGGTCTTCAAAAAACCCATGAAAAGAGTTCTGAGTCTCAGGTCACACTATTATGACCCTTTTGAACAATATGAAGTTGCCACCATTGCGAGCACAGCTTTTTTAAGGATGCATGTCTATGGGAAATGAACCCTTCTTGGGTTTTTGTTGCAAATCACAGCATCAACGCCGTTGTGATATACTGAACCCGCTTAATTCTTTCGGAAGAAAACCTCAGCTGATCATGGGCATACCACCTTCAATCGGGCCATGTTTCCCAGACTCAAAATACCAAAAGGTTCACTGTGAATCGACTGTCGTACTTTATAGGTTTTGAAGACCGCTTTTTACCCCATTTTCTTCTAAATGCAGCGTCACATTGGCCACGTAACCGGTCAAACCATCATATTGGGTCAAATCTTTATTGAAAATTGTTCGATTTGAAAGTATGGTTTTTACCATTTCAAGTATTGTGCAATGCTCTTTTTTCAACATATTCCATTGGTCATTGAAGAATTGAACGGTATATTCATCATCATTCAAGACAATTTGTTCTCCATTGAATTCCCCTTTGTAAAATCGGATCAGGCAGGCCAACGAAAAAGCAATACGTTTTGGAAAAGTTCCTTTTTGGTGGCAGTACGCTTCAAATACCGGCAATAACCTTGTTTTGAATTTGGAAATACTGTTCAATGAAATACTCAACAGGAAATGTTTCAGTGTCGGATTTTTGAAACGGTCCAAGGTTTTGTGGATATGGTCTTCCACTTCTTCCTTTGGGAAACCTTGCAACATGGGTCCGATTTCTTCCATGAGAATACGCCGTACAAAATCAACGACCATGTCATCATCCATGCAATCCTTCACCGTGCGCAACCCTGCCAAATACCCCACCGGAACCATGGCCGTATGGGCACCATTTAAAATGTGCACCTTTAATTTTCTGTACGGGGAGAGATCTTCGACAAATTGTACATTAAGATCTGTCCCTGAAAGGGGAAGTTCTTTTTCTACAATGGAGGGGGCTTCGATTATCCAACTATGATACAGCTCACCGGCGACCATCAATGCATCTTGAAAACCGGTCTTGGCCATAATATCGTGTTCCCTGTCCGTTGGGTATCCTGAAACGATGCGGTCAACCAAAGTGTTGCAGAAGAAGTTACTTGTGTTCAACCAAGTTTGAAATTGGGGACTCAACCCCCAATGAGAGGCATATTTTATGACGGTTTGATGCAATGCCTTACCGTTTTCCTCGATCAGTTCACAGGGCAATACGATACACCCCTTATCACTATTGCCATCAAAGTGTAAAAATCGGTGGTAAAGCCAACGGGTCAATTTAGCCGGAAATTCTTTGGGGGGGTCATCGTCAAAACTGTCCTTATCGGAAAATGCAATCCCTGCCTCTGTGGTATTGGAAATGATAAAACGGATTTCAGGTTGTTCAGCAGTGGCCAAGAAAGCATCCCATTGTTCATAGGCATGTATGACATTACGTATACAAGTGATCAATGAAATCTCCGAAACCATATTTCCGTCCCTGACACCATCGA is a window from the Muricauda sp. SCSIO 65647 genome containing:
- a CDS encoding tagaturonate reductase, which produces MEQLNRNRLNCPSHHPERVLQFGGGNFLRAFADSMIEILNRKTDFDGSVIVVKPTKGGDYAALRSQDGLYHAVIDGVRDGNMVSEISLITCIRNVIHAYEQWDAFLATAEQPEIRFIISNTTEAGIAFSDKDSFDDDPPKEFPAKLTRWLYHRFLHFDGNSDKGCIVLPCELIEENGKALHQTVIKYASHWGLSPQFQTWLNTSNFFCNTLVDRIVSGYPTDREHDIMAKTGFQDALMVAGELYHSWIIEAPSIVEKELPLSGTDLNVQFVEDLSPYRKLKVHILNGAHTAMVPVGYLAGLRTVKDCMDDDMVVDFVRRILMEEIGPMLQGFPKEEVEDHIHKTLDRFKNPTLKHFLLSISLNSISKFKTRLLPVFEAYCHQKGTFPKRIAFSLACLIRFYKGEFNGEQIVLNDDEYTVQFFNDQWNMLKKEHCTILEMVKTILSNRTIFNKDLTQYDGLTGYVANVTLHLEENGVKSGLQNL